The Gopherus flavomarginatus isolate rGopFla2 chromosome 4, rGopFla2.mat.asm, whole genome shotgun sequence genomic interval ggatcggggtgcaggagggatgtggcaggggctcagggcagggaattggggtgtggggtgcaggaggggtgtccATTCTCACCCCCTTCCGGTGGGGGGCTAACACCTGCTGCAGTGGCCAGCCTTTCCCAAAGTCTAACCCCTTCCATCAGGGGTATGGTTTAGTCCAATatggccacttcccacagccagtTGCAATATAAGGGGGCAATATAGCAgcagcctccctgccctccttCTTTCCCCTTGCTTGCTGTCCACTCTTCCTGGGTCACTTCCCCTCTGACCCTTTAAGCCCTTCCCTCAAGGTCTGCAGCCTGGCACGTAGCAGGCTGGAGTTCCCTTCAGGTCCCCCAAGCCTGTCCAGCACTGCACTGTCCCAGGTGCTGGTTTCCTAACTCAGGAGACAGACCTCCCCTGTTGGAGGTCTGGGAAAGACTACTTGCTGCGCTcatgggcagcctttatatagggctgaGCCCAGTCGTGATTGgctgcctccttcccagccctgattggctttCTTACAGGCTCTTCCTGATTGGCTGCCACTTTACACAGCCTCTCTAGCCTGTCTTAGCCCAGTCTAACAGGGGGGTGGGGCACTCGCCCCACCACACTGCCATTTATTCGGCCCCTGTTCCGCAAGCCCACCCCCCACGGCCTCACcgttcctgcaccccaagccagcTGCATACCTTGCAGCCGGTCCAGTCCCAAACCGTGCCTAGAGACCAACTGTACACACTCGTGTATTTCCTCACTCTCACGTCCTGCCCCAACACCAAATGGCAGAACTATCTTCCACCTcaagagggtgaggagccccagtgGTCCAGCCTTTATTCCATCTTGGTCCCACGGCCTGCCAgggacatcagttggcagctccttcacagagctgtgagcacgggcatgtaccTGGCGCAGTTCACACCTGTCCCTGAGGCCTGCCCCTTTTGTGGCGGGAGGGAGAACCTGGTGCACACCTATCTCGAATGCACCAGGTTGCAGGCCCTATaccagctcctccagaacctcttgttgaggttctggctgcacttttccccgcaCTTGTTCCTTTTTGCACACTCCGTCCATGGCCCCATGAAGTCGCAAGACCTCCTTGTCAACCTTctcctggccctggccaaactctCCATCTACACTACCAGGAGAAGGATGTTGGACAAGGGGCTGcgctgcgactgtggggcctatttccattcctccctagtttcacgcatccaggcagagttccacCGGGAAGCATCCGCTGGCTCCAAACCGTGCCTAGATACCAACTGTACACACTCATGCTCCACACACTGCATTTCCTCACCCTCATGTCCCGACACCAAATGGTGGGACTAGGCTGGGGAGGGGCTTTTAGAAGTGGATGGGCTTGCGCCCGTCCACCTCCCTGGTTTTCCAATAGGACCACACTACTGTTTAGCCAATCTATATATACTGGCTGAAATTCTCCACTGGGTTACACCATTGAAAATCCAGAGAAATTCCATAGATTTTGGCAAAGTCAGTCTTgacttaaactggtgtaactaAGAGCATAATCTGACTCACTCTATGAATCTTCTTTATAAATCAATCTCTCCACCCTGTTGATAATCTTTGCTGATCTTATCTGAACTGCACCTCGTTTTTCAATATCTTTCTAGCAATGAAGTtctcagaactgaacacaatattgcAGGCACAGTCAAGTAGAACCACATAGAGAGGAAATATCACCTCTTTGTTTCATTAGGATTTTCCCTTTGCACCCTAAACTTGTACTGACCATTTCATAGCAGCCATACAGTATTACAAACTGAAATGTAGTTTGCTGTCCACTTTCATCCATTTCAGCATTACTGCTTCCTATATACTCTCACTGAATATATGTGtttgagattattttttcctAGGGAAACAATAGGCATTTATTCAACTTGATTGCTATTTTGCTATTCTCTGGCCATTTTTATCATTTCTCTCCGATCCTCTGTATCATCTCTTTGCACTTGTTGGTGTTGTTTGCTCCAGTATTTGAATGACTGCCTTACCTTGGCATTGGGTCAGCATGCCTGGAATATTATTCTTGTTATCAAATTTCCGTTTGAATGCTAGTGCTTAGGAAAGATGCCGAATTTACAGCCATGGAGATTAAAGTCTTCTCTTTATCcatataataaatatcacatggGCCATGGGAGCACCAGTGTTCTTATCCTTCCCTGCCAATCAGCTTTTCCCTGCCTACTGCATGGAAAGCTGAAGGTGCAGGGTATTTCAGTTTTCCTGTTCACTCAATTATTGCAATTATTCCCACATCTATTTAGTGTATTATACATTAGGCACACTTCAAACACCTTTTTCTGAAAGCCACTTTCCCACTAGTGACCCTAAGCATCACAATGGGCTACCTCAAAACCTCAAGCCAAGTTCTATGCTTCAGAGACCAACAGAATATGTGAAATAGCATATAAACCATTGCTAGACTATAGTTTTAATTGTATTATAGCTACAGCAATAACAAAAGCAAGAGTTAAGAATGACACACAAAGAAAATTTGTGCAGAGTCTGACTCTGCTCTCCCTGACACCAGTTTTGTACAggtgtaacttcactgatttcaatggagctgctgctgattgaCACCCATACAACTAAGAGGAGAATCAAGCTAATGTATTTTCGGATACTAACAGCAAAATTCTCTGTGGGAATAAATGGGCACAATGCCTCTGACTCCAATAGAGTTTCCCCCATTTACACCAGGAGGGAATTGGGCCATAAATCTACAGACAAATTTCCCAAATCTGTTCAGACCCAGACAAGACTCTATTTTCAGAAAGATGAAAAGCCTTAAGAAAATATTGTACTTCCCTGTattttaataactactctctctctccttccatttGAGCAATGCTTATTATGGGTCTTCTTATGGAAAGATTTGTACTGACTTGAGCTGGGgttgaatcaggccctgtgtttgGTAAAAAATCCCTTTGTGAGAAATATGCctcagttaaaatattttttgaaaatatctCCACATACCAAATGCTATCAAATATTTTACTGATGGAATTGGGTGAGATGGGACAACTGTAGGGGGGAAAGAGGGTAGTGAAGGAGAGAGGTTCTTCCAGGTGATATGTACTGAAGCAGTGGTGTAGTATTGGTCTGGGTATGACTGATTACAATAGCACTGAATAAAAGTATGCAGTCTAAGCATGCTGATAATCCGCTGTCACTGTAAAGAGAGCTGGAGAGTTGTGATCATTTACAAACATTCAGAGAAGTTTGAATCACTTGATCTATTTTTCTAGTGCATGTAATGCAACTGATCTGATAAAATTGTGGAGAACTGCTGCTTTAACAATGTTTTCTTAGTCCTCAGGCTTTGCAGTACACCTCATACTTTATCTTTGCTCCCAGCTTAGTTCTTGCTAGGCGTTCTTCAAACATTTTGTCCATTTCTTGGTTCTGATCTTCATTAAAAAGGTTCTTCCAGTCACTTACACTACCTACAAAGAAGCAACATTTATGTATGTATTAGTATATATAACACATGTACCAAAACTTTGAAAATGAGGAATTTAGCATTCCTGTTTTTTTCTAAAGATCAGTCATTTTGATCACTTTAGCTAACTGGAGTGTGTTGCTATGATTTTTAAACACAAGGCCTGATTCAGTGTTACTTCAGTGTAATACTACTGATGTCAGTAGAATTACTCCAGTGTAAAACTGCTGTAATAGAGTCCATCTCATTAAGCTTCTTTGACTAATACAATATAGCacataaaaaggaaaatgcaccTAATTTAAGGAAATAAAGTAATTACTAGGACTTTACACAGTACAGTTTTGTGAAGCATCATtgagcaaataaaagtgaattaCTTGTCTGAATTCCCCTTAACAGATGACTATGAGACTAGTAttcacagcagcagcagtaatGTACTATGGCCTCCCAAGAGAAAGGACAGGAGTCATAggctatgtccagactacccgccgtatcagcaggttaaaatcgattgctcggggatcgatatatcgcgtctcatctagactcgatatatcgatccctgagcgcgcttatatctattccggaactccatcaaccccaacggagttgcggaatcgacagggagagccgcgaacattgatcccgcgcggtgaggacgggtgagtaatccgatcttagatatttgacttcagctacgttattcacgtagctgaagttgcgtatctaagatcgatttccccctgtagtgtggaccagcccatagaatcataggactggaagggacctcaagaggtcatttagtccagacccgtgcactcatggcaggactaagtattatctagaccatccctgacaggtgtttgtctatcctgctcttaaaaaccttctacgatagagattccacaacctccctaagctatttattctagtgcttaactacctgaaaggagtttttcagaatgtttaatgtctaaacctccattgctgcaatttaagcccatttctttttgtactagcctcagaggttaatgagaacaatttttctccctcctccttgtaacagccttttatgtacttgaaaactgctatcgtcctcccttctccagactaaacaaactcagttttttcaatctttcctcagaagtcatgttttctagacttttaatcatttttgttattctcctctggactttctgaaatgtgtccacatccttcctgaaatttGATGCCCAGAGCTGGACATAAAACTCCAGTTGAGGATGTATCAGCTCagtgtagagtggaagaattacttctcgtatcttgtttacaacactcctgctattacatcccagaatgatctttgctttttctgcaatggcattacactgttgactcatagttagcttgtgatccattatgaccccctgatccctttccacagtacagtttcctaggcagtcatttcccattttgtatgtgtgcaactgattgttccttcctaagtagagtactttgcatttgtctatatttaatttcatcctgttttcttcagaccttttctccagtttgtccatatcattctcaattttaatcctgtcctccaaagcatttgcaacccttCCAAGCTTGTTATCATCCACAAACGTTAAAAGTGTACTATCTAGGCCATtagctaaatcattgatgaagatattgaacagaaccaggaccaatccctgggggaccccacttgatatgctctTCCATCTTGACTAtggaccactgataactactctctgggaatgcttttccaaccagttatgtacccaccttatagtacatagatgagagggagaaaatatcgggacatactgtggggggggtggaggagggcagGTGCTGCCAGCGgagcagcaaaaataaataaataaaaaaggccAGTGCTGCCAGCAGaacgaaatatcgggacaaattgcgtcccgaCCAAAGATCAGTCAGGACGTGGGataaacacctaaatatcgggatGGTCCTGAATTTATAGaggtgtctggtcaccctaccttatcgtagcttcatctaggttgtatttccctagtttgtttatgaggagatcatgtgagacagtatgaAATGTCTTACTAAAGTCAGAGATATactacatctactgcttcccgccacccaccaggcttgttaccctatttgtttttgacaaatccatgctgttttttacttatcatcttatcttctaggtgcttgcaAATTGTTTacttaattattttctccattatctttccaggtactgaagttaagatgaatGGTCCATAATTCCCCGGGTTGTGCTtagtcccctttttatagattgtctctatatttgcccttttccagtcctctggaatctctcccgtcttccatgattttttgaagataattgctaatggctcagatatctccgctgttagctccttgagtattctagggtgtATTTCATCAGGACCTGGAGACTTGAGGACATCCAccttatctaagtaatttttaacttgttctttccctattttagccttagatcctacctcattttccctggcattcactatgttagacatacaattgctactaaacttttggtgaaaactgaaacaaaaaagttgttAGTACttctgccattttcacattttttggttattgtttttccccctcattgagtaacagggCCTACCCTGTTCTTGGTGTTCCTCTTGCTGCTAATGTATTTGTGAAAATACAAAGCTGCAATGCTATACATACTCTTATTGCAGGCCCATGCCCTGATCCATGCCACTGCATTTTCACTACTATTTTTACCCAAGCTAGCTAAATTAAAGTGAGCATGAGTAGGCCTACCTGAGCTGCAGTCagacctctgattgcagtgtagacacaccctgatgCAAACTGGATTAGCTTTAAGaccaaaaaaaacaagaaaataccCACTTTGGGTCCCTAGTACAATCCAAGCTCTGCAGCTGGCCCTATATCCGTTTGACTGTAGGGGAAGAAACAACTTATTGCTAAATTCCCACACTCTGTGTCTCTCCTCACCCCAAACTCAAGAGGGTCAGCTTTGGCAGGGGCAAAAGGTGTAGATGGTAAGGAATACAAATGTCCAAAGGCAGGTATCCAAAGTTAGCTAAAGGATTTTTTCTGACATTCTCCTTTAAAAAGGAATTTCTGATGAAATGTTAATTTGTATGCAACATGggtcttcaaatatttttatcaaatgaaaataaaatgcatttgcTGTCAATAAATGCTCGTGTTATGTCTGCAAAAAAGAAGTAGGAGATGATTTCCCAAAGTTGCTGGGAGACTGGTTGTTGCATCTTTGGAACTTTTTAGGAATTCACCTTTGCGGAAAAGAACGTTGCCAAATGCACCATGAGTTTTGTGGGCATTCTCTTTCATAGCCTGGAAGCTGCTCCTATCTACAACCGCTTGAAGCTGTTCCTCAGTCAAGGGCAACACGAAGAATTCAGCTATCTTTTTCACTGCCAAAGCCCTGTTCTGGAGAGAGGACAGATGTTATTCAAATAAAatgcattgttttatttctgtggcatttccaCTTACAGTAGCTGGCTTGATACTTTCCTGTAGTGTGTTTAGAGGGATTCAGTGTGACTGAAGTGGTGCATAGATCTTATGCTGGCCCTCTGTCTAGAGGTGAGTTGCACCCAGTGTGAGGAAAGCTGTTAGACTTAGTCTCTACATAGCCAAGATCACAATATACTGGCTGTACACACCTATACAATTGAATGCCTATTCAGATAGGGATATGCATATCAGTTATTTGGGAATTAGGCTTTTAAAAGATTTTGGCTCATACTAGAGCTTATCAGAAATCATGAAAAGGtggttccatttttttttctcattgaaatttcagccaaaaaataTCAGAACTCAAATAGGTGAATATTTTGGCTAGCTCTATTTCACATGGTAAACCGTTGGTGCTTTGGAGTTCACTCAAAAGACAATCTGTGTAATTGTTACCTGAACACTTCTTCAGTAAGCTCACCTCTTTCATTTCTTCATAGGTTATGGTCATAACATTTTCATCGTCAACATGCTTGCTCCATTCACAAATATAGTCAAAATAGGAGCCCCAAGGCACTGGAGGACACCAAAGAATCATATAAATTAATAATTAGTAACATAAACAATGGCTGAAGACTGAGCATATTTCTTTAATCCTAAACTGATAGTTAGAACTTCAGACTGACCCCTCTGCCAGGCAGCATAGTCTCATGGCACTCTTGAAGAAGACTGTTAGAACTTGATGTTTACTTAGCCCATTAAAGACATAATAGGATTTAGTCCAGGGTACCAGAATTTTAGGAGTTTTACTTAGAAACATCTAGGTTCCTTTTATTCCTCAAACACTTTGTATTGGAAATTAATTGTCATCCCTTAACTATAAAATAAGTCAAGAGTTAAAGCTAGGTTGTTTTGCCTGGTTTGAATGGTCTTGGTTATTTACtgtgatattttttaaaatgtatttgctatTTATTCATTTGCCAACAATAGAAAGCCACCTTTTAATAAACTGATTTGTGGCAGGCCAGATTAAAACAAAAGTCACATCTGTGGACTTTGCAAACAAAGGGGAAAGGGTTCTCTAGCTGAAGGGTTCCCTATTGCCCCTTCCATGGCAATAAAAATGTATCCCCCGACATTCTCTGGAGAGATCTGCCTCAAAATCCTTACCTACcagtgaagggagaggggaatTCCAGTTCACTCTGTTCGTAGAACTTTAGTCTTGGGCCCAAAAGCCTGGGTCAGCAACTTGGGCTTCCTTATAAACTCTAGATTGCTCCCATGAGACTGTTTCCTCCTCATCATCAATGATttttataaaaatgatacatgttcCTACAACGAGCCCCTTTTAAAAGAAGATTGTCTGAATTTTAAAAGATCCTTCTATTAACCTAGTCATTTTTgtgataaaataaaatgaaaaaacataATGAATCTGGTTAAAAATTCCATATTTTCAAATGTAGTCCATGTATTGAATAATTGGGATAGGTAGAAAAAGGAACAGTACTTTTTCCAGTCATGAAAGCTGTGAAGAACTCATCCCAGGTCTCGTAAGAGGGAAGTGGAGACATGCCATTGGTAAAATGGTAAAAAGATGTAGCTACGTCTTTGGGATTTCGAACAAGCACCAGTACCTAgaaaattaatatatatatatttttggagcGAGACATAGCAAAATGGCAGTATCAGAAAAATAATATGTAATTATAATATTGCTAATTTCTTGGACCTCATATATTGGGCACAGAAATAATAATTTAATCCTATAGGCAGCGGATGCAATTTTTTCATTATTCCTCATTAGGTTTCAAAGATTATTGGCTACATTCATTTAAATGTGCTTGTCCTGATCTCCCCAAATTAATTATACACTATCTGCATGTGCTTTGTGTGAAACAAGACTCCTTCGCCCCTTTGGGTTAGTgaatgttcttaaaataaactGGATTAAAAGTTACAGGGGCAAATTCAGAGgttacactggaaaaaataaatggTTTTACTCAAGCTCCACCCACACCAAAGTTCCTCCACTAGTGACACCAAAATAAGAGACCACCCACAGTAGACTGTGTAGCAATTCCTCTATCACTGGAGGATCTCTCTTCTACTGAGTGATCCTTATGGGGCTGGATACACTCTCAGACTTCATTGTAATGTGATGTGACGTAGCTATGCTATACCACAGAACTAGGCCTTAAATGTGGTCATACTGAGCACTTGGTACCTATGATGTAGACTTTAAAATGACAGTGGAAGTCTAACGGGGCATGAAAATTCTACTGACATTTAAATGAGCACTCACTTTGGCTTTATTCTTGAAGATGGACTCAGGTAGATTGTGTGGCAGGAGATGAGTAAATATAACTCTTCTAGAAGGTAATTTCTCCATCCGCTTTAATACAAATTGAAAGAAGAGGAAAAGCAGACAAATCAAGTAATGTAACATTACATTTTCTGTAACCCTATGCCAATATACCCCATTGCTGGTATATCAACGGCTTTGGACAGCTCTGCAGTTTTCATGTCTCAGGAGTT includes:
- the LOC127048978 gene encoding sulfotransferase 6B1-like gives rise to the protein MANHRKKFIDLVDKAIAVGDTMDRDDLLFSYKGILYPTTVCSPEIFKALESFEARQEDVILAGYPKSGTNWVGQILTDLVTTSAENNEDETNSLNDEELEEFPYLEVGDAEKYQRMEKLPSRRVIFTHLLPHNLPESIFKNKAKVLVLVRNPKDVATSFYHFTNGMSPLPSYETWDEFFTAFMTGKMPWGSYFDYICEWSKHVDDENVMTITYEEMKENRALAVKKIAEFFVLPLTEEQLQAVVDRSSFQAMKENAHKTHGAFGNVLFRKGSVSDWKNLFNEDQNQEMDKMFEERLARTKLGAKIKYEVYCKA